A single Desulfatibacillum aliphaticivorans DSM 15576 DNA region contains:
- a CDS encoding delta-60 repeat domain-containing protein, protein MKRSFVFLLFLLLCLPSCDDNDSSGFFHSFFGKLDASFNKPEGFVLFDGPFSENDTGVETLIQSDGKIVVMGYSFDGVKNQVLLLRYNPDGTLDNLFGTNGTVYFDDGLDQKGLGLALAQNGAIIVTGYVRYNTKRDILVLKYEPDGTLDIFTTYSSPGEFTDIGFGAAAGPDGRIYIVGEILGANSQDLILLCLDNNLNLEPGFGNNGVVTYNGSGDDNDKGFAVAIQPDGKVVVAGADIVVGMIEEDLLVLRYNPNGVLDASFGNNGVFKYSHAGDNADYGNFIALQDDGKIVVTGSAHDGNSYKILLLRLEENGVLDNGFAKGGAAVYPDQPGVFEYAFGVAVSPHGEIFVAGVSDNGPKNQAIVLGYDCNGNLDMDFAENGVFTFTGLPNTDDQANGIAMQADGNIVVTGFSNNGVDNEVLTLRLMGQYNVNWTNDPFSLPQ, encoded by the coding sequence ATGAAACGGTCATTTGTTTTTTTGCTATTTCTGCTGTTGTGCCTGCCATCCTGTGATGACAATGACAGCTCCGGCTTTTTTCACTCATTTTTTGGAAAGCTCGACGCATCCTTCAATAAACCGGAGGGCTTTGTTTTATTTGATGGTCCATTTTCGGAAAACGACACGGGAGTTGAAACACTTATTCAGTCCGACGGAAAAATCGTCGTCATGGGGTATTCATTTGACGGCGTCAAGAATCAGGTCCTGCTCCTTCGATACAACCCGGACGGAACGTTAGACAACCTTTTCGGAACAAACGGAACCGTTTACTTCGATGACGGGTTGGACCAGAAGGGCCTCGGGCTGGCCCTGGCTCAGAATGGCGCCATTATTGTCACGGGCTATGTCAGATATAACACCAAACGGGATATTCTTGTTTTAAAATATGAGCCGGACGGAACCCTGGACATTTTCACCACTTATTCGAGCCCGGGGGAGTTTACGGATATCGGATTCGGGGCCGCCGCCGGGCCTGACGGCAGAATTTATATTGTGGGAGAAATACTTGGCGCCAACAGCCAGGATCTTATCCTTTTGTGCCTGGACAACAATTTGAACCTTGAACCGGGATTTGGAAATAACGGCGTAGTAACATATAATGGGTCCGGCGATGACAACGACAAGGGCTTTGCGGTCGCCATACAGCCGGATGGCAAGGTTGTTGTTGCAGGCGCTGATATTGTAGTGGGGATGATAGAGGAAGACCTCCTGGTGTTGCGATATAATCCCAATGGCGTCCTGGACGCCTCATTCGGAAACAACGGCGTTTTCAAATACAGCCACGCAGGTGACAATGCAGATTACGGCAATTTTATCGCACTCCAGGACGACGGGAAGATCGTGGTCACAGGCTCGGCGCACGATGGAAACAGCTATAAAATCCTTCTTTTGCGTTTGGAAGAAAATGGAGTTCTGGACAATGGGTTCGCCAAAGGCGGCGCAGCCGTATACCCGGATCAACCCGGCGTGTTTGAATATGCATTTGGTGTGGCGGTTTCGCCACACGGCGAAATATTCGTTGCCGGGGTAAGCGACAACGGCCCCAAAAACCAGGCAATTGTCCTGGGATACGACTGCAACGGGAATTTGGACATGGATTTCGCCGAAAACGGCGTATTCACTTTTACCGGGCTGCCAAATACTGACGACCAGGCCAATGGGATCGCCATGCAAGCTGACGGCAACATTGTTGTAACCGGTTTTTCCAACAACGGGGTCGATAATGAAGTTCTGACGCTCAGGCTCATGGGACAATATAATGTGAACTGGACGAACGATCCATTCAGCCTCCCCCAATA